AACAACAATTAAAAATCGAGAACGCTAATATGATGATTGTTACTGACGATTTGCAAATAGAATTGGGCAAACTTCGAATACGTGGACAAGGGACACCGGGCGGGCATAATGGGTTAACTGATATTATTGAAAAGCTAAATACGCTTGAATTTCCACGTATGCGTTTTGGTATTGGGAACAATTTCCCCAAAGGCATGCAGGTGGAATATGTGCTGGGCAAATGGTTCAAAGAAGAAGAGGCAATTGTAGGCGATGGAATCAAAAATGCTGTAGAGGCTCTTCAATGTTATATTTTTGCAGGATTGGCCCAGGCCATGAACAGCTATAACAAAAAATAAATCTCATTCATTTGTCAAAAAAAAAAATTTTTGCTTGCAATTTAAAAAATCCCTTATGTTTGTACCGCCTTCGAAAGAGGGCAAAGGTTTAAGTTTGTTTTCATAGCGTATAGGGCTCGACTTCGGTTGGGCCTTGTGCGTATAAGACGTTTTGGTAAGCTTGTTTTAGCCCCTACCTTTGCCCGGCATGTTATTCAATTCCTTGGTATTTATGCTTTTCTTGCCTTTAGTGTTCGGGATATACTGGGCATTATCGAAACAATTGCGTTGGCAGAACCTATGGATTTTTGCAACAAGTTTATTTTTTTATGGTTGGTGGGATTGGCGATTTTTAAGCCTCTTGCTTTTCACGATGAGCAACGATTTTTTTCTTGGTTGGTGGATTGATAAAACTGAAAGTGCAAAAAAACGAAAATGGCTTTTGGTATTTAGTATAGTTAGTAATATAGGTGTGCTATGCATATTCAAATATTACAATTTCTTTTTACAATCGTGGGCCGACTTATGGGCATTGTTCGATATTAAAATTAGCTTTAGTTATTGGCAAATGATTTTACCCATCGGGATTTCGTTTTACACTTTTCATTCGCTTAGTTATACCATCGATATCTATAGAAGAAAATTATCGCACACCAAAGATTATATAGCTTTTGGTGCATTTATTACGTTTTTTCCGCAGCTTGTAGCTGGGCCGATAGCAAGGGCAACACAGCTATTGCCACAATTTATGGTACCCAAAAAATTCGATTTGGAACTTGCCAAAGATGGATTTAGACAAATGCTATGGGGCTTGTTCAAAAAGGTGGTGATTGCAGATACGCTTGCCATGTTTGTGGACGAGATATTTTCGCACCAACAACAAATGCCCGGAAGTATGATGTGGTTAGGATCAGTATATTTTGCCATACAAGTTTATGCCGATTTTAGTGGGTATAGTGATATGGCTATTGGTATTGCAAAAATGTTTGGCATTAGTTTGATGAAGAATTTCAACTTACCCTTCTTCTCAAATAACATGGCTGAATTTTGGCATAAGTGGCATATATCATTATCTACATGGTTTCGTGATTATGTGTATTTTCCACTGGGTGGTTCTAAAAAAGGAATCTTAAAATATATCTTCAATCTCTCGGTAGTATTTGCTTTAAGTGGCTTGTGGCATGGCCCCAAATGGAATTATATATGGTGGGGACTTTTGAATGTATTATATATAGCACCTGTAAATTTATTTTTTAAATCGAACAAAAAAGAAAAAAACCTGGAAGCAAAAACATATAAAGATATTCCTGCAATGTTGTTCACTTTTATGTTATTTACTTTCTCAGTTGGAATATTTAGAACCGAGAGTACACATTTGGCATTAAATCTTCCGTCCCAATTGTTTCAGTTCGATTCTAAATTTATTAATTATTTTTTCGATAGTATAGAAAGATATGCTTTAGAGGGTATAATGTTTGTGGTTATGCTTCTGTTATTCGAATGGACCAACCGAAGCCAAGAACATCCCATGCAAGGCAAGTATGCCGAATGGAAAGCAGCTATCATACTTGCCCTTATACTCATTTTTGGCATATTCTCCGATTATAAAGCATTTATTTATTTTCAATTCTAATGAAAGCATTTATTATATATATCGCCAAATGGATGCTGATTTTA
This genomic stretch from Bacteroidota bacterium harbors:
- the pth gene encoding aminoacyl-tRNA hydrolase, producing the protein MEKYLIAGLGNIGNEYAGTRHNIGFAVVEYAAILWGGKWEEGRYAYFCETKVKGRPVTLIKPTTYMNVSGKAVQYWKQQLKIENANMMIVTDDLQIELGKLRIRGQGTPGGHNGLTDIIEKLNTLEFPRMRFGIGNNFPKGMQVEYVLGKWFKEEEAIVGDGIKNAVEALQCYIFAGLAQAMNSYNKK
- a CDS encoding MBOAT family O-acyltransferase produces the protein MSNDFFLGWWIDKTESAKKRKWLLVFSIVSNIGVLCIFKYYNFFLQSWADLWALFDIKISFSYWQMILPIGISFYTFHSLSYTIDIYRRKLSHTKDYIAFGAFITFFPQLVAGPIARATQLLPQFMVPKKFDLELAKDGFRQMLWGLFKKVVIADTLAMFVDEIFSHQQQMPGSMMWLGSVYFAIQVYADFSGYSDMAIGIAKMFGISLMKNFNLPFFSNNMAEFWHKWHISLSTWFRDYVYFPLGGSKKGILKYIFNLSVVFALSGLWHGPKWNYIWWGLLNVLYIAPVNLFFKSNKKEKNLEAKTYKDIPAMLFTFMLFTFSVGIFRTESTHLALNLPSQLFQFDSKFINYFFDSIERYALEGIMFVVMLLLFEWTNRSQEHPMQGKYAEWKAAIILALILIFGIFSDYKAFIYFQF